The following coding sequences lie in one Syngnathoides biaculeatus isolate LvHL_M chromosome 16, ASM1980259v1, whole genome shotgun sequence genomic window:
- the xylt2 gene encoding xylosyltransferase 2 isoform X2, giving the protein MVASARVQKLLRRYKLAIAAALTILLIQGLVVWSLKSLEEGETEKKTRRSKLPDNNSQDHKRDATILERHNTVYGSNRGRWSGRLERTGGTATSALRQGTSRRQGKSRIKLKNPLEQGQTGTGLDGIAPHDPSSNLSDMRGGADGPMAGRIPAAALPGEPGSVDGAHQAPSSDFEPKCDIIGKDAWSALHRAGSQQCRQEIANIVCMHQAGQLMPAALPQFCPQLGLSSPVQAVGELENSLAKRSGYMHREVLQIAQQYPNVRPTPWRMVTIWGGASLLKAYLRSMHDLLSMLDWKWDFFINLSGTDFPTRTNDELVAFLSQHRDKNFLKSHGRENARFIKKQGLDRLFHECDNHMWRLGERNIPDGLELSGGSDWFALTHRFVEYVIKSQDDLVSGLKRFYSYTLLPAESFFHTVLGNSHMCDSLVDNNLRVTNWNRKLGCKCQYKHIVDWCGCSPNDFKPQDLIRIQQLSRPTFFARKFESSVNQEAIDILDTHLYGQYAPGTVAIKAYWENQFEQMDGVGSLSDVALTAHTSLFRLGLKSLATSQGRNKACRFEPIGYPSSVHLYFYDDRFQGYLIRQEVQAVGSKVKESIEMWGVPQATMVLEKNLKEFERLKHLEIGTEWDPKERIFRNFGGIVGPLDEPLAIQKWARGPNLTATIVWIDPAQVVATSYDITVDVDAEYTQYKPPLQRPLRPGIWTVRVLKQWERVAEIHFLVMPLTFKDKQPLRKDEDSWLHAGPSGNLYLDQNFQQLNSILKLPPQEPAMLEAQRNALLVGPPLEAWVDRSVANFWVVGDLCTTQNSSCTALVSCSKTTWSSLSPDPKSELGPVKSDGRIR; this is encoded by the exons ATGGTGGCCAGCGCGAGAGTCCAGAAGCTCCTCCGACGGTACAAACTTGCCATTGCCGCCGCATTAACTATCCTCCTCATTCAAGGTCTCGTCGTGTGGAGCCTGAAAAGTCTGGAAGAGGGCGAGACGGAG aaaaaaacaagacggTCTAAACTGCCTGACAACAATAGCCAGGACCACAAGAGGGATGCCACAATTTTAGAGAGACACAACACGGTGTATGGGAGTAACAGGGGCAGATGGAGCGGGAGGTTGGAAAGGACAGGGGGAACAGCCACCAGTGCATTAAGACAAGGGACCAGCCGAAGACAAGGAAAGAGTCGCATCAAGCTGAAGAATCCTCTTGAGCAGGGGCAAACGGGCACTGGATTGGACGGTATAGCACCCCATGACCCGTCCAGTAATTTAAGTGACATGCGAGGTGGTGCTGATGGGCCAATGGCGGGCAGGATACCTGCTGCTGCCCTACCAGGGGAGCCAGGCAGCGTGGACGGGGCACACCAAGCTCCCAGCAGTGATTTTGAGCCCAAATGTGACATCATAGGGAAGGATGCGTGGTCTGCCCTGCATCGTGCCGGTTCACAGCAATGTCGCCAGGAGATCGCCAACATTGTGTGCATGCATCAGGCCGGGCAGCTCATGCCAGCTGCCCTTCCACAGTTCTGCCCCCAGCTTG GTTTATCAAGTCCAGTTCAGGCAGTTGGTGAGCTGGAGAACAGCTTGGCCAAG CGCTCCGGCTACATGCATCGGGAGGTCCTGCAAATAGCCCAGCAGTACCCAAATGTACGTCCGACGCCCTGGAGAATGGTGACCATTTGGGGTGGTGCCAGCCTGCTGAAGGCATACCTCCGTAGCATGCATGACCTCCTCTCCATGTTGGACTGGAAGTGGGATTTTTTCATTAATCTCAGTGGCACAGACTTCCCCACAAG AACCAATGATGAACTGGTGGCCTTCCTATCACAGCACAGAGACAAGAACTTCCTCAAATCCCACGGCAGAGAGAATGCCCG GTTTATCAAGAAGCAGGGCCTTGATCGTCTGTTCCACGAGTGTGACAATCACATGTGGCGGCTGGGAGAGCGCAACATTCCAGATGGCCTGGAGCTCTCAGGTGGCTCGGATTGGTTTGCACTCACCCACCGCTTTGTGGAGTATGTCATCAAATCCCAGGATGACCTGGTGTCGGGACTAAAGCGGTTCTATTCATATACGCTGCTTCCTGCTGAG TCTTTCTTCCACACTGTGCTTGGAAACAGTCACATGTGTGACAGCCTGGTGGACAACAACCTTCGTGTGACCAACTGGAATCGTAAACTGGGCTGTAAATGCCAGTACAAGCACATTGTGGATTGGTGTGGCTGCTCACCCAATGACTTCAAACCCCAAGACCTCATTCGCATTCAG caATTGTCCCGGCCCACGTTCTTCGCACGCAAGTTTGAGTCGTCCGTGAACCAGGAAGCCATTGACATCTTGGACACCCACCTGTACGGCCAGTATGCACCAGGAACTGTTGCCATTAAGGCGTACTGGGAGAACCAGTTTGAGCAGATGGATGGCGTGGGCTCACTCAGTGATGTGGCACTGACTGCTCACACGTCTTTGTTTCGCCTGGGCTTGAAAAGTCTTGCGACATCTCAGGGCAGAAACAAGGCCTGCAG GTTTGAACCTATAGGCTACCCTTCGTCAGTGCACTTGTACTTCTATGACGACCGCTTTCAAGGCTACTTGATACGTCAGGAAGTTCAAGCTGTGGGATCAAAGGTCAAAGAATCAATAGAAATGTGGGGTGTCCCCCAGGCTACAATGGTGCTTGAGAAGAATCTCAAGGAGTTTGAAAGGCTTAAACACCTGGAG ATCGGCACAGAGTGGGATCCAAAAGAGAGAATATTTCGTAACTTCGGTGGCATCGTCGGTCCTTTGGATGAACCGCTGGCAATTCAGAAGTGGGCTCGCGGCCCCAACCTCACAGCCACCATCGTGTGGATTGACCCTGCCCAGGTGGTGGCAACATCTTACGACATCACCGTTGATGTGGATGCAGAATACACCCAGTACAAGCCGCCACTGCAGCGCCCCCTTCGGCCTGGCATTTGGACTGTTCGTGTATTGAAACAGTGGGAGCGCGTGGCAGAAATTCATTTTCTCGTCATGCCTTTGACCTTTAAAGATAAGCAGCCACTGCGCAAAG ATGAGGACAGTTGGCTGCATGCTGGTCCGTCAGGAAATTTGTACCTGGACCAGAACTTCCAGCAACTGAACTCCATCCTGAAGCTGCCGCCCCAGGAGCCCGCCATGCTGGAGGCGCAACGAAATGCCCTCTTGGTGGGCCCTCCCCTCGAAGCTTGGGTTGACCGCAGCGTGGCAAACTTCTGGGTTGTTGGAGACCTATGCACCACACAGAATTCATCCTGCACAGCTTTGGTGTCGTGCAGCAAAACAACTTGGAGCTCCCTGTCTCCGGACCCCAAGTCTGAACTGGGTCCTGTTAAAAGTGATGGGAGAATCAGGTAG
- the LOC133514762 gene encoding ras-related protein Rab-37-like isoform X1: MSTRKGSLTQKSKNGTSKYVLERCASINEYYDIAFKVMLLGDSSVGKTCILLRFKDGAFVGGNFIATVGIDFRNKVVDVDNLKVKLQIWDTAGQERFRSVTHAYYRDAQALLLLYDITSKSSFDNIRAWLNEIHEYAQKDVVIMLLGNKSDMAAERVVKMEDGEKLAKEYGVPFMETSAKTGVNVELAFLAIAKELKHRTTDQPHESKFKIHDYIESEKHKTGCCTLV; this comes from the exons ATGTCCACCAGGAAAGGATCCTTGACGCAAAAGTCAAAAAACGGGACGTCCAAATATGTGCTGGAGCGGTGCGCTTCTATTAACGAGTATTATGATATTGCCTTCAAG GTGATGCTGCTGGGAGATTCATCCGTGGGAAAGACGTGCATCTTGCTGCGATTTAAAGACGGGGCATTTGTGGGAGGCAACTTTATTGCCACCGTTGGAATAGACTTTAGG AATAAAGTGGTGGATGTCGACAACCTGAAAGTCAAACTCCAG ATCTGGGATACCGCCGGGCAGGAAAGATTCCGAAGCGTGACACACGCCTACTACAGAGATGCCCAAG CTTTACTGCTGCTTTACGATATCACCAGTAAGTCGTCATTTGACAACATCagg GCTTGGCTAAATGAAATACACGAATATGCCCAGAAGGATGTGGTCATCATGTTGCTGGGCAACAAG TCGGACATGGCAGCAGAGAGGGTGGTTAAGATGGAGGACGGAGAGAAACTGGCTAAG GAATATGGCGTGCCATTTATGGAGACCAGCGCAAAGACCGGTGTCAACGTGGAGCTGGCCTTTCTCGCTATTGCAAA GGAGCTGAAGCACCGAACCACCGACCAGCCCCACGAGTCCAAGTTCAAGATACACGACTACATCGAGTCTGAGAAGCACAAGACCGGATGTTGCACCCTTGTGTAG
- the si:ch73-364h19.1 gene encoding uncharacterized protein si:ch73-364h19.1 isoform X1, with protein MSATASPTIPSSQLTSDQLTVVAACFSSLVFFVVIVVLLSIIYRKDPQCCRLCSYQEPHADMDAPPQYYNSRQILVGSPCLEETHIPDANDTDGSQLFYVGLPSSYSLASLEPPLPRLPSYESVRKKDRQRQIHMMIADRFGLNGPIETEPPPSYEESIRQSVELPSDILSSSLDPTSTSGNETDSLPVSQTDNSQSSRSDHPA; from the exons ATGTCCGCAACTGCAAGTCCAACCATTCCCTCATCTCAGCTGACATCGGATCAACTCACAGTGGTCGCCGCGTGTT TTTCCTCCCTGGTGTTCTTTGTTGTGATTGTGGTTCTCCTGTCCATCATTTACCGCAAGGACCCTCAGTGCTGCAGATTGTGCTCCTATCAGGAACCCCATGCAGATATG GATGCGCCTCCTCAGTACTACAACAGCAGGCAGATACTGGTTGGATCACCTTGTTTAGAGGAGACACACATCCCGGATGCCAATGATACTGAC GGGAGTCAGCTGTTCTATGTCGGCCTGCCCTCCAGCTACAGTCTGGCCTCTCTGGAGCCCCCCCTGCCCAGGCTGCCGTCCTATGAGAGTGTCCGAAAAAAGGATCGCCAGAGGCAGATCCACATGATGATCGCGGACCGCTTTGGCCTCAATGGGCCCATTGAAACGGAG CCACCACCCTCATACGAAGAAAGCATCCGCCAGTCTGTGGAGCTGCCGAGCGACATCCTCTCTTCTAGTTTGGATCCTACTTCAACATCGGGTAACGAAACAGACTCTCTACCTGTTTCTCAAACGGACAACTCTCAGAGCAGCCGCAGTGATCATCCTGCATGA
- the si:ch73-364h19.1 gene encoding uncharacterized protein si:ch73-364h19.1 isoform X2: MSATASPTIPSSQLTSDQLTVVAACFSSLVFFVVIVVLLSIIYRKDPQCCRLCSYQEPHADMGSQLFYVGLPSSYSLASLEPPLPRLPSYESVRKKDRQRQIHMMIADRFGLNGPIETEPPPSYEESIRQSVELPSDILSSSLDPTSTSGNETDSLPVSQTDNSQSSRSDHPA; this comes from the exons ATGTCCGCAACTGCAAGTCCAACCATTCCCTCATCTCAGCTGACATCGGATCAACTCACAGTGGTCGCCGCGTGTT TTTCCTCCCTGGTGTTCTTTGTTGTGATTGTGGTTCTCCTGTCCATCATTTACCGCAAGGACCCTCAGTGCTGCAGATTGTGCTCCTATCAGGAACCCCATGCAGATATG GGGAGTCAGCTGTTCTATGTCGGCCTGCCCTCCAGCTACAGTCTGGCCTCTCTGGAGCCCCCCCTGCCCAGGCTGCCGTCCTATGAGAGTGTCCGAAAAAAGGATCGCCAGAGGCAGATCCACATGATGATCGCGGACCGCTTTGGCCTCAATGGGCCCATTGAAACGGAG CCACCACCCTCATACGAAGAAAGCATCCGCCAGTCTGTGGAGCTGCCGAGCGACATCCTCTCTTCTAGTTTGGATCCTACTTCAACATCGGGTAACGAAACAGACTCTCTACCTGTTTCTCAAACGGACAACTCTCAGAGCAGCCGCAGTGATCATCCTGCATGA
- the LOC133514762 gene encoding ras-related protein Rab-37-like isoform X2 translates to MSTRKGSLTQKSKNGTSKYVLERCASINEYYDIAFKVMLLGDSSVGKTCILLRFKDGAFVGGNFIATVGIDFRNKVVDVDNLKVKLQIWDTAGQERFRSVTHAYYRDAQALLLLYDITSKSSFDNIRAWLNEIHEYAQKDVVIMLLGNKEYGVPFMETSAKTGVNVELAFLAIAKELKHRTTDQPHESKFKIHDYIESEKHKTGCCTLV, encoded by the exons ATGTCCACCAGGAAAGGATCCTTGACGCAAAAGTCAAAAAACGGGACGTCCAAATATGTGCTGGAGCGGTGCGCTTCTATTAACGAGTATTATGATATTGCCTTCAAG GTGATGCTGCTGGGAGATTCATCCGTGGGAAAGACGTGCATCTTGCTGCGATTTAAAGACGGGGCATTTGTGGGAGGCAACTTTATTGCCACCGTTGGAATAGACTTTAGG AATAAAGTGGTGGATGTCGACAACCTGAAAGTCAAACTCCAG ATCTGGGATACCGCCGGGCAGGAAAGATTCCGAAGCGTGACACACGCCTACTACAGAGATGCCCAAG CTTTACTGCTGCTTTACGATATCACCAGTAAGTCGTCATTTGACAACATCagg GCTTGGCTAAATGAAATACACGAATATGCCCAGAAGGATGTGGTCATCATGTTGCTGGGCAACAAG GAATATGGCGTGCCATTTATGGAGACCAGCGCAAAGACCGGTGTCAACGTGGAGCTGGCCTTTCTCGCTATTGCAAA GGAGCTGAAGCACCGAACCACCGACCAGCCCCACGAGTCCAAGTTCAAGATACACGACTACATCGAGTCTGAGAAGCACAAGACCGGATGTTGCACCCTTGTGTAG
- the xylt2 gene encoding xylosyltransferase 2 isoform X1 produces MVASARVQKLLRRYKLAIAAALTILLIQGLVVWSLKSLEEGETEKKTRRSKLPDNNSQDHKRDATILERHNTVYGSNRGRWSGRLERTGGTATSALRQGTSRRQGKSRIKLKNPLEQGQTGTGLDGIAPHDPSSNLSDMRGGADGPMAGRIPAAALPGEPGSVDGAHQAPSSDFEPKCDIIGKDAWSALHRAGSQQCRQEIANIVCMHQAGQLMPAALPQFCPQLGLSSPVQAVGELENSLAKVENPVRVVFVLMVHGRSVRQLKRLIKAIYHSDHYYYIHVDKRSGYMHREVLQIAQQYPNVRPTPWRMVTIWGGASLLKAYLRSMHDLLSMLDWKWDFFINLSGTDFPTRTNDELVAFLSQHRDKNFLKSHGRENARFIKKQGLDRLFHECDNHMWRLGERNIPDGLELSGGSDWFALTHRFVEYVIKSQDDLVSGLKRFYSYTLLPAESFFHTVLGNSHMCDSLVDNNLRVTNWNRKLGCKCQYKHIVDWCGCSPNDFKPQDLIRIQQLSRPTFFARKFESSVNQEAIDILDTHLYGQYAPGTVAIKAYWENQFEQMDGVGSLSDVALTAHTSLFRLGLKSLATSQGRNKACRFEPIGYPSSVHLYFYDDRFQGYLIRQEVQAVGSKVKESIEMWGVPQATMVLEKNLKEFERLKHLEIGTEWDPKERIFRNFGGIVGPLDEPLAIQKWARGPNLTATIVWIDPAQVVATSYDITVDVDAEYTQYKPPLQRPLRPGIWTVRVLKQWERVAEIHFLVMPLTFKDKQPLRKDEDSWLHAGPSGNLYLDQNFQQLNSILKLPPQEPAMLEAQRNALLVGPPLEAWVDRSVANFWVVGDLCTTQNSSCTALVSCSKTTWSSLSPDPKSELGPVKSDGRIR; encoded by the exons ATGGTGGCCAGCGCGAGAGTCCAGAAGCTCCTCCGACGGTACAAACTTGCCATTGCCGCCGCATTAACTATCCTCCTCATTCAAGGTCTCGTCGTGTGGAGCCTGAAAAGTCTGGAAGAGGGCGAGACGGAG aaaaaaacaagacggTCTAAACTGCCTGACAACAATAGCCAGGACCACAAGAGGGATGCCACAATTTTAGAGAGACACAACACGGTGTATGGGAGTAACAGGGGCAGATGGAGCGGGAGGTTGGAAAGGACAGGGGGAACAGCCACCAGTGCATTAAGACAAGGGACCAGCCGAAGACAAGGAAAGAGTCGCATCAAGCTGAAGAATCCTCTTGAGCAGGGGCAAACGGGCACTGGATTGGACGGTATAGCACCCCATGACCCGTCCAGTAATTTAAGTGACATGCGAGGTGGTGCTGATGGGCCAATGGCGGGCAGGATACCTGCTGCTGCCCTACCAGGGGAGCCAGGCAGCGTGGACGGGGCACACCAAGCTCCCAGCAGTGATTTTGAGCCCAAATGTGACATCATAGGGAAGGATGCGTGGTCTGCCCTGCATCGTGCCGGTTCACAGCAATGTCGCCAGGAGATCGCCAACATTGTGTGCATGCATCAGGCCGGGCAGCTCATGCCAGCTGCCCTTCCACAGTTCTGCCCCCAGCTTG GTTTATCAAGTCCAGTTCAGGCAGTTGGTGAGCTGGAGAACAGCTTGGCCAAGGTAGAAAACCCCGTCCGGGTGGTTTTTGTCTTAATGGTCCACGGCCGCTCTGTACGGCAGCTCAAGCGTCTCATTAAAGCAATATATCACTCTGATCACTACTACTACATCCATGTAGACAAG CGCTCCGGCTACATGCATCGGGAGGTCCTGCAAATAGCCCAGCAGTACCCAAATGTACGTCCGACGCCCTGGAGAATGGTGACCATTTGGGGTGGTGCCAGCCTGCTGAAGGCATACCTCCGTAGCATGCATGACCTCCTCTCCATGTTGGACTGGAAGTGGGATTTTTTCATTAATCTCAGTGGCACAGACTTCCCCACAAG AACCAATGATGAACTGGTGGCCTTCCTATCACAGCACAGAGACAAGAACTTCCTCAAATCCCACGGCAGAGAGAATGCCCG GTTTATCAAGAAGCAGGGCCTTGATCGTCTGTTCCACGAGTGTGACAATCACATGTGGCGGCTGGGAGAGCGCAACATTCCAGATGGCCTGGAGCTCTCAGGTGGCTCGGATTGGTTTGCACTCACCCACCGCTTTGTGGAGTATGTCATCAAATCCCAGGATGACCTGGTGTCGGGACTAAAGCGGTTCTATTCATATACGCTGCTTCCTGCTGAG TCTTTCTTCCACACTGTGCTTGGAAACAGTCACATGTGTGACAGCCTGGTGGACAACAACCTTCGTGTGACCAACTGGAATCGTAAACTGGGCTGTAAATGCCAGTACAAGCACATTGTGGATTGGTGTGGCTGCTCACCCAATGACTTCAAACCCCAAGACCTCATTCGCATTCAG caATTGTCCCGGCCCACGTTCTTCGCACGCAAGTTTGAGTCGTCCGTGAACCAGGAAGCCATTGACATCTTGGACACCCACCTGTACGGCCAGTATGCACCAGGAACTGTTGCCATTAAGGCGTACTGGGAGAACCAGTTTGAGCAGATGGATGGCGTGGGCTCACTCAGTGATGTGGCACTGACTGCTCACACGTCTTTGTTTCGCCTGGGCTTGAAAAGTCTTGCGACATCTCAGGGCAGAAACAAGGCCTGCAG GTTTGAACCTATAGGCTACCCTTCGTCAGTGCACTTGTACTTCTATGACGACCGCTTTCAAGGCTACTTGATACGTCAGGAAGTTCAAGCTGTGGGATCAAAGGTCAAAGAATCAATAGAAATGTGGGGTGTCCCCCAGGCTACAATGGTGCTTGAGAAGAATCTCAAGGAGTTTGAAAGGCTTAAACACCTGGAG ATCGGCACAGAGTGGGATCCAAAAGAGAGAATATTTCGTAACTTCGGTGGCATCGTCGGTCCTTTGGATGAACCGCTGGCAATTCAGAAGTGGGCTCGCGGCCCCAACCTCACAGCCACCATCGTGTGGATTGACCCTGCCCAGGTGGTGGCAACATCTTACGACATCACCGTTGATGTGGATGCAGAATACACCCAGTACAAGCCGCCACTGCAGCGCCCCCTTCGGCCTGGCATTTGGACTGTTCGTGTATTGAAACAGTGGGAGCGCGTGGCAGAAATTCATTTTCTCGTCATGCCTTTGACCTTTAAAGATAAGCAGCCACTGCGCAAAG ATGAGGACAGTTGGCTGCATGCTGGTCCGTCAGGAAATTTGTACCTGGACCAGAACTTCCAGCAACTGAACTCCATCCTGAAGCTGCCGCCCCAGGAGCCCGCCATGCTGGAGGCGCAACGAAATGCCCTCTTGGTGGGCCCTCCCCTCGAAGCTTGGGTTGACCGCAGCGTGGCAAACTTCTGGGTTGTTGGAGACCTATGCACCACACAGAATTCATCCTGCACAGCTTTGGTGTCGTGCAGCAAAACAACTTGGAGCTCCCTGTCTCCGGACCCCAAGTCTGAACTGGGTCCTGTTAAAAGTGATGGGAGAATCAGGTAG